In the genome of Ensifer adhaerens, one region contains:
- a CDS encoding ribosome maturation factor RimP, with the protein MSDTEFAPEARLITETGLDLRIAQMIEPLLQSMGYNLVRVRLSGQNGLTLQIMAERFDGTMTVEDCEQVSMAVSPVLDVEDPIDKAYHLEVSSPGIDRPLVRKSDFEKWVGHLLKCETSVLVDNRKRFRGKLVSANDRGFTVERDQPGYGEELTVEIPYSALSEARLILTDDLIRDALKADKDAKAAAREAANENEEPQDD; encoded by the coding sequence TTGTCCGATACCGAATTCGCGCCCGAAGCGCGTCTGATCACCGAAACGGGTCTTGACCTGCGCATCGCGCAGATGATCGAGCCGCTGCTTCAGTCCATGGGCTACAATCTGGTGCGCGTTCGCCTCTCCGGGCAGAACGGCCTGACGCTGCAGATCATGGCCGAACGTTTCGACGGCACGATGACCGTCGAGGATTGCGAACAGGTCTCCATGGCCGTTTCGCCGGTTCTCGATGTGGAAGATCCGATCGACAAGGCGTATCATCTGGAAGTGTCCTCGCCCGGCATCGACCGGCCGCTGGTGCGCAAGTCCGATTTCGAGAAGTGGGTCGGCCATCTGCTGAAATGCGAGACCTCGGTTCTCGTCGACAACCGCAAGCGCTTTCGCGGCAAGCTGGTTTCGGCAAACGACAGGGGTTTCACCGTCGAGCGCGACCAGCCGGGTTATGGCGAGGAGCTGACGGTCGAGATCCCCTATTCGGCGCTGTCCGAAGCGCGGCTGATCCTGACCGACGACCTGATCCGCGATGCGCTGAAGGCCGACAAGGATGCAAAGGCTGCCGCCCGCGAGGCCGCCAACGAGAATGAAGAACCCCAAGACGATTGA
- a CDS encoding NusA antitermination factor translates to MAVSANRLELLQIADAVAREKVIDREIVLAAMADAIQKAARSRYGTESNIQADINPKTGEIRLQRLLEVVEKVEDYSTQIALELARDRNVDAKIGDYIADPLPPMDFGRIAAQSAKQVIVQKVREAERDRQFDEFKDRIGEIVNGTVKRVEYGNVIVDLGRGEGIIRRDEMIPRETMRYGDRVRAYVYDVRREQRGPQIFLSRTHPQFMVKLFTMEVPEIYDGIIQIKSVARDPGSRAKIAVISNDSSIDPVGACVGMRGSRVQAVVGELQGEKIDIIPWSPDPASFIVNALQPAEVAKVVLDEDAERIEVVVPDEHLSLAIGRRGQNVRLASQLTGWDIDIMTEQEESERRQKEFNERSKLFMDALDVDEMVGQVLASEGFAQIEEVAYVDLDEIASIDGFDEETAQEIQNRARDYLERLDAELDEERKTLGVSDELLSIDGMTRKMLVALGKDGIKTMEDFAGCAADDLIGWSERKNGETKKFPGLFSDMEISRTEAEAMIVQARLAAGWITEADLAAEGDADALEDAGDAEQDA, encoded by the coding sequence ATGGCAGTGAGTGCGAACCGGCTTGAGCTTCTGCAGATCGCGGATGCTGTTGCGCGCGAAAAGGTCATCGACCGCGAGATCGTTCTGGCCGCCATGGCCGATGCGATCCAGAAGGCGGCCCGCTCCCGTTACGGCACGGAATCGAACATTCAGGCCGACATCAACCCGAAGACCGGCGAAATCCGCCTGCAGCGTCTTCTCGAAGTGGTCGAGAAGGTCGAGGATTACTCGACCCAGATCGCGCTGGAACTCGCCCGCGACCGCAATGTCGATGCCAAGATCGGCGACTATATTGCCGACCCGCTGCCGCCGATGGATTTCGGCCGCATCGCCGCCCAGTCGGCCAAGCAGGTCATCGTGCAGAAGGTGCGTGAAGCCGAGCGTGACCGTCAGTTCGACGAATTCAAGGATCGCATCGGCGAGATCGTCAACGGCACCGTCAAGCGCGTCGAATATGGCAACGTCATCGTCGATCTCGGCCGTGGCGAGGGCATCATCCGCCGCGACGAGATGATCCCGCGCGAAACCATGCGTTACGGCGACCGCGTCCGCGCCTATGTTTACGACGTGCGCCGCGAACAGCGTGGCCCGCAGATCTTCCTGTCGCGCACGCATCCGCAGTTCATGGTCAAGCTCTTCACCATGGAAGTGCCGGAAATCTATGATGGCATCATCCAGATCAAGTCGGTTGCCCGCGATCCGGGCTCGCGCGCCAAGATCGCCGTCATCTCGAACGACTCGTCGATCGATCCGGTCGGCGCCTGCGTCGGTATGCGCGGTTCGCGCGTTCAGGCCGTTGTCGGCGAACTGCAGGGCGAAAAGATCGACATCATTCCGTGGTCGCCGGATCCGGCGTCCTTCATCGTCAATGCGCTGCAGCCGGCGGAAGTCGCCAAGGTCGTGCTGGACGAGGATGCAGAGCGCATCGAAGTCGTGGTTCCGGACGAGCATCTGTCGCTCGCCATCGGTCGCCGCGGTCAGAACGTGCGTCTGGCTTCTCAGCTCACGGGTTGGGACATCGACATCATGACGGAGCAGGAAGAGTCCGAGCGTCGCCAGAAGGAATTCAACGAACGCTCCAAGCTGTTCATGGATGCCCTCGACGTCGACGAAATGGTCGGTCAGGTTCTCGCTTCCGAAGGCTTCGCCCAGATCGAGGAAGTGGCTTACGTCGATCTCGATGAAATCGCCTCCATCGACGGTTTCGATGAAGAAACGGCTCAGGAAATCCAGAACCGCGCCCGCGACTATCTGGAGCGCCTCGATGCCGAACTCGACGAAGAGCGCAAGACGCTCGGCGTGTCCGACGAACTGCTCTCCATTGACGGCATGACCCGCAAGATGCTGGTCGCGCTCGGCAAGGACGGCATCAAGACGATGGAAGACTTCGCAGGCTGCGCCGCGGACGATCTCATCGGCTGGTCGGAACGCAAGAATGGCGAGACGAAGAAGTTCCCGGGCCTGTTCTCCGACATGGAGATCTCGCGCACCGAAGCCGAAGCCATGATCGTTCAGGCCCGTCTCGCGGCCGGCTGGATCACGGAAGCTGATCTGGCTGCCGAAGGCGACGCAGACGCGCTGGAAGACGCAGGCGATGCGGAGCAGGACGCCTGA
- a CDS encoding translation initiation factor IF-2: protein MTDNNDDKTGMAGKKTLTLKPSGFSQGTVRQDMGRGRTKAVVVETRKRRINRPEDEKVITPVQQTQPAPAPRQPESQTRTQQPVAPPPQARPRPVTVLNDLSAGEMEARRRALAEAQIRDAEEAKQRAEQEARRKAEEAERLERERIEAEARAREEALKPKVEEPVVDAEEAPAPVAAAPRAAQPAGGVQVRRPAQPDATAPRPDARAPVPAAGAPRGRRGADDEEEDRGGARPGAPRGKVAGPAPAKVPARPKADDGRRQGKLSLNTALDEDGSQRGRSMAAMRRRQEKFRRSQMQETREKVMREVILPETITIQELSQRMSERAVDVIKYLMKEGQMMKPGDVIDADLAELIASEFGHTVKRVSESDVETGIFNVEDNEAAMKPRPPVVTIMGHVDHGKTSLLDAIRNANVVSGEAGGITQHIGAYQVEHNGQKITFIDTPGHAAFTAMRARGAQATDIAILVVAADDSVMPQTIESINHAKAAGVPIIVAINKIDKHEAKPEKVRQQLLQHEVFVESLGGEVLDVEVSAKNKINLDKLLEAILLQAEILDLKADPERTAEGSVIEAQLDRGRGSVATVLVQKGTLRPGQIIVAGDQWGRVRALVNDRGEHVKEAGPAMPVEILGLQGTPQAGDRFAVVENESRAREISEYRQRLARDLAVARHAGSRGSLEQMMSQLQTSGLKEFPLVIKGDVQGSIEAIAGALEKLGTDEVRARIVHSGAGAITESDISLAEASNAAIIGFNVRANPQARDAAERAGIEIRYYNIIYDLTDDVKAAMSGLLSPERRETFLGNAEILEVFNITKVGKVAGCRVVEGKVERGAGVRLLRDNIVIHEGKLKTLKRFKDEVAEVPMGQECGMAFENYEDIRAGDVIECFRVEHITRSL, encoded by the coding sequence ATGACAGACAACAACGACGACAAGACCGGCATGGCTGGCAAGAAGACGCTTACCCTGAAGCCCTCCGGCTTCAGCCAGGGGACCGTCCGCCAGGACATGGGTCGGGGTCGCACCAAGGCGGTCGTGGTCGAAACGCGCAAGCGTCGCATCAACCGCCCCGAAGACGAAAAAGTAATAACACCCGTACAGCAGACGCAGCCGGCCCCCGCGCCGCGCCAGCCGGAATCGCAGACGCGCACCCAGCAGCCGGTGGCCCCGCCGCCGCAGGCTCGCCCGCGTCCCGTCACCGTGCTGAACGATCTCTCCGCCGGCGAGATGGAAGCGCGTCGCCGCGCGCTCGCCGAAGCACAGATTCGCGATGCGGAAGAAGCCAAGCAGCGCGCCGAACAGGAAGCCCGCCGCAAGGCCGAGGAGGCCGAGCGCCTTGAACGCGAGCGTATCGAGGCGGAAGCCCGGGCTCGCGAAGAAGCGCTCAAGCCCAAGGTTGAGGAGCCCGTCGTCGATGCCGAAGAAGCCCCCGCACCCGTTGCCGCCGCTCCGCGCGCCGCACAGCCGGCCGGTGGTGTCCAAGTGCGCCGTCCGGCGCAGCCCGATGCCACTGCTCCCCGTCCCGATGCCCGCGCACCCGTGCCGGCAGCCGGTGCACCGCGTGGCCGCCGCGGCGCCGACGACGAAGAGGAAGACCGTGGTGGCGCCCGTCCCGGTGCTCCGCGCGGTAAGGTCGCAGGTCCGGCTCCGGCCAAGGTTCCGGCCCGTCCGAAGGCTGACGATGGCCGCCGCCAGGGCAAGCTGTCGCTGAACACGGCGCTTGACGAAGACGGTTCGCAGCGTGGCCGCTCGATGGCGGCCATGCGCCGCCGCCAGGAGAAGTTCCGCCGCAGCCAGATGCAGGAAACGCGTGAAAAGGTCATGCGCGAAGTCATCCTGCCGGAAACGATCACCATTCAGGAACTGTCGCAGCGCATGTCCGAACGCGCGGTCGACGTGATCAAGTACCTGATGAAGGAAGGCCAGATGATGAAGCCGGGCGACGTCATCGACGCCGACCTTGCCGAACTCATCGCGTCGGAATTCGGCCACACCGTCAAGCGCGTCTCGGAATCGGACGTTGAAACCGGCATTTTCAATGTCGAGGACAACGAAGCTGCGATGAAGCCGCGTCCGCCGGTCGTGACCATCATGGGTCACGTCGACCACGGCAAGACCTCGCTGCTCGACGCCATCCGCAATGCCAACGTGGTCAGCGGCGAAGCCGGCGGCATCACGCAGCATATTGGCGCCTATCAGGTCGAGCATAACGGCCAGAAGATCACATTCATCGACACGCCCGGCCACGCCGCCTTCACGGCCATGCGTGCCCGTGGTGCGCAGGCCACCGATATCGCGATCCTCGTGGTTGCCGCTGACGACAGCGTCATGCCGCAGACGATCGAATCGATCAACCACGCCAAGGCGGCCGGCGTTCCGATCATCGTGGCGATCAACAAGATCGACAAGCACGAGGCAAAGCCCGAAAAGGTCCGCCAGCAGCTGCTGCAGCACGAAGTCTTCGTCGAATCGCTCGGCGGTGAAGTGCTCGACGTCGAAGTGTCGGCCAAGAACAAGATCAACCTCGACAAGCTGCTCGAGGCGATCCTGCTCCAGGCCGAAATCCTCGACCTCAAGGCCGATCCGGAGCGTACCGCAGAAGGCAGCGTCATCGAAGCCCAGCTCGACCGCGGCCGTGGTTCGGTCGCGACCGTTCTGGTCCAGAAGGGCACGCTGCGTCCTGGCCAGATCATCGTGGCCGGCGATCAGTGGGGCCGCGTCCGCGCGCTCGTCAACGATCGCGGCGAACATGTGAAGGAAGCGGGTCCTGCCATGCCGGTGGAAATCCTCGGCCTTCAGGGCACGCCGCAGGCCGGTGACCGTTTCGCGGTCGTCGAAAATGAAAGCCGCGCCCGCGAAATCTCCGAATATCGCCAGCGTCTCGCTCGCGATCTGGCGGTTGCACGCCATGCCGGTTCGCGCGGTTCGCTCGAACAGATGATGAGCCAGCTCCAGACCTCCGGTCTCAAGGAGTTCCCGCTGGTCATCAAGGGCGACGTGCAGGGCTCGATCGAAGCCATTGCCGGCGCGCTCGAAAAGCTCGGAACGGACGAAGTGCGTGCGCGCATCGTCCACTCGGGTGCCGGTGCGATCACGGAATCGGATATCTCGCTCGCCGAAGCCTCGAACGCCGCCATCATCGGCTTCAACGTTCGCGCCAACCCGCAGGCCCGCGATGCGGCCGAACGGGCGGGTATCGAAATCCGCTACTACAACATCATCTACGATCTGACGGATGACGTGAAGGCGGCCATGTCCGGTCTTCTGTCGCCGGAACGTCGCGAGACCTTCCTGGGCAATGCCGAGATCCTCGAAGTCTTCAACATCACGAAGGTTGGCAAGGTTGCCGGTTGCCGTGTCGTCGAAGGCAAGGTCGAGCGTGGGGCAGGCGTCCGCCTGCTGCGCGACAACATCGTCATCCACGAAGGTAAGCTCAAGACGCTCAAGCGCTTCAAGGACGAAGTCGCCGAAGTGCCGATGGGTCAGGAATGCGGTATGGCCTTCGAGAATTACGAAGACATCCGCGCCGGCGACGTCATCGAATGCTTCCGCGTCGAGCATATCACGCGCTCGCTCTGA
- a CDS encoding ribosome-binding factor A (manually curated), with the protein MKKPTSSAPSQRMLRVGEQVRAAITQVLQRGDVRDPLIEKTVISISEVRMSPDLKIATAFVTPLGATDHDETVAALNRNAKFIRGRLGNALRQMKYMPELRFRDDTSFDNYQKIDELLRSPEVARDLDADTEE; encoded by the coding sequence ATGAAAAAACCGACTTCATCGGCTCCCTCGCAGCGCATGCTGCGTGTCGGCGAGCAGGTTCGCGCCGCCATTACCCAGGTGCTCCAGCGCGGCGACGTCCGCGATCCGCTGATCGAGAAGACCGTGATCTCGATTTCGGAAGTGCGCATGTCGCCCGATCTCAAGATCGCCACGGCCTTCGTCACCCCGCTCGGCGCGACCGATCACGACGAGACGGTGGCTGCGCTGAACCGCAATGCCAAGTTCATCCGCGGCCGGCTGGGCAATGCGCTCCGGCAGATGAAATACATGCCGGAGCTGCGATTCCGCGACGACACCAGCTTCGACAATTACCAGAAGATCGACGAGCTTCTCCGCTCGCCGGAGGTTGCCCGCGATCTCGACGCAGACACGGAAGAATAA
- a CDS encoding tRNA pseudouridine synthase B — translation MSKPRKPKGRPVSGWLVLDKPFDFGSTEAVSKVKWLYKAQKAGHAGTLDPLASGMLPIALGDATKTVPYVMDGRKIYEFTVAWGEERNTDDLEGEPTQTSDKRPSEEEIRALLPKYTGVIEQVPPQFSAIKIAGERAYDMAREGEAVEIPAREVEIHRLTLLKAEKDQAHFEVECGKGTYVRSLARDMGRDLGCYGHIAGLRRTLVAPFGEERLVPLEKLVALEEIEDADERLAALDAFLIPPVEALTSLPHVRVSDDQVRRLRAGNPVILRGRDAPLPTPEAYATSISGDLVAIGAVEEGEFRPKRVFG, via the coding sequence ATGTCCAAACCGCGTAAACCGAAAGGCCGCCCGGTCTCGGGCTGGCTCGTCCTCGACAAGCCGTTCGATTTCGGCTCCACGGAAGCCGTTTCCAAGGTGAAGTGGCTCTACAAGGCACAGAAGGCGGGACACGCCGGCACGCTGGATCCGCTCGCCTCCGGCATGCTTCCGATCGCGCTCGGCGACGCCACCAAGACCGTGCCTTACGTCATGGACGGCCGCAAGATCTATGAATTCACCGTCGCCTGGGGCGAGGAGCGCAATACGGACGATCTGGAAGGCGAGCCGACCCAGACCTCAGACAAGCGCCCGTCGGAAGAAGAGATCCGCGCGCTGCTGCCGAAATATACCGGCGTGATCGAGCAAGTGCCGCCGCAGTTCTCGGCGATCAAGATTGCCGGCGAGCGGGCCTATGACATGGCGCGCGAAGGCGAGGCCGTCGAGATTCCGGCCCGCGAGGTGGAAATCCATCGCCTGACGCTGCTCAAGGCCGAGAAGGATCAGGCGCATTTCGAAGTCGAATGCGGCAAGGGCACCTATGTCCGTTCGCTCGCCCGCGACATGGGCCGCGATCTCGGCTGCTACGGCCATATTGCCGGTCTGCGCCGGACGCTGGTTGCGCCGTTCGGCGAGGAGCGTCTAGTGCCGCTGGAAAAGCTCGTGGCGCTGGAAGAGATCGAGGATGCAGACGAGCGTCTGGCCGCGCTCGATGCTTTCCTGATCCCGCCGGTCGAGGCGCTGACCAGTCTGCCGCATGTGCGCGTCAGCGACGACCAGGTTCGGCGTCTGCGCGCCGGCAACCCGGTGATCCTGCGCGGACGCGATGCGCCGCTGCCGACGCCCGAGGCCTATGCGACGTCAATTTCGGGTGATCTTGTCGCCATCGGCGCGGTGGAGGAGGGGGAGTTCCGCCCGAAACGCGTCTTCGGCTGA
- a CDS encoding solute:Na+ symporter, SSS family: protein MSGINITATAVFIIFFVLVTVMGFIAARWKAGDLNELHEWGLGGRRFGSWITWFLLGGDLYTAYTVIAVPAVVYAVGAYGFFAVPYTVLIYPFIFLTMPRLWNATHKRGYLTGADFVYGAYGNKWLEGLVALTGIIATMPYIALQLVGMEKVIQALGFPHEGVAGHLPLTIAFLILAVYTYRSGLRAPAMIAFVKDIMIYIFVIAAVVIIPAKLGGYGAIFDSAQKDFAAQMAANPNVARGILLAPGQIWPFVTLAIGSAMALFMYPHSLTGVLSASGPRAIRHNAISLPAYSLVLALIAMLGYMAHAAGIKVQNPQDAVPQLFLAMFPSWFVGFTFAAIAIGALVPAAVMSIGAANTFTRNLWRPFVNQNMSPSEESTLAKLMSLVVKIGALIVILVLPTQFALDLQLLGGVWMIQIFPAIIFGLYTRWYKGGALLTGLLVGLVLGTYLSYGPTSWVPVSKAFLGIPLYNGLTAVLANVIVATVLSLILPANKSDNLMDADFRDAKA, encoded by the coding sequence GTGAGCGGGATCAACATCACGGCAACCGCCGTCTTCATCATCTTCTTCGTCCTCGTGACCGTCATGGGCTTCATCGCCGCGCGCTGGAAGGCGGGAGACCTCAATGAGCTGCACGAATGGGGCCTCGGCGGCCGCCGCTTCGGATCGTGGATCACCTGGTTCCTGCTCGGCGGCGACCTCTACACGGCCTATACGGTGATCGCGGTTCCCGCCGTCGTCTATGCGGTGGGCGCCTACGGCTTCTTCGCCGTACCCTACACCGTCCTCATCTATCCCTTCATCTTTCTGACGATGCCAAGGCTCTGGAACGCCACGCACAAGCGCGGCTACCTGACGGGTGCCGATTTTGTCTATGGCGCCTATGGCAACAAGTGGCTCGAAGGCCTGGTCGCATTGACCGGCATCATCGCCACCATGCCCTATATCGCGCTGCAGCTCGTCGGCATGGAAAAGGTCATCCAGGCGCTCGGCTTCCCGCATGAGGGCGTCGCCGGCCATCTGCCGCTGACCATCGCCTTCCTCATCCTCGCCGTCTACACCTATCGCAGCGGCCTGCGTGCGCCTGCCATGATCGCCTTCGTAAAGGACATCATGATCTATATCTTCGTGATTGCGGCGGTCGTCATCATCCCGGCCAAGCTCGGCGGCTATGGCGCAATCTTCGATAGCGCGCAGAAGGACTTCGCGGCACAAATGGCGGCCAATCCGAACGTCGCCCGCGGCATCCTGCTGGCGCCGGGGCAGATCTGGCCCTTCGTGACGCTGGCCATCGGTTCGGCCATGGCGCTGTTCATGTATCCGCATTCGCTGACCGGCGTTCTCTCGGCCTCCGGCCCGAGAGCGATCCGACACAACGCGATCTCGCTGCCGGCCTATTCGCTGGTTCTGGCGCTGATTGCCATGCTCGGCTACATGGCCCATGCTGCCGGCATCAAGGTTCAGAACCCGCAGGACGCCGTCCCGCAACTGTTCCTGGCGATGTTCCCCAGCTGGTTCGTCGGCTTCACCTTCGCGGCGATCGCCATCGGCGCGCTGGTCCCGGCGGCGGTCATGTCCATAGGCGCGGCCAACACCTTCACGCGCAACCTGTGGCGACCCTTCGTCAACCAGAACATGTCGCCGTCGGAGGAATCGACGCTCGCCAAGCTGATGTCGCTGGTCGTGAAGATCGGCGCCCTGATCGTCATCCTCGTCCTGCCGACACAGTTCGCGCTCGATCTGCAACTGCTCGGCGGCGTATGGATGATCCAGATCTTCCCGGCCATCATCTTCGGGCTCTACACCCGCTGGTACAAGGGTGGCGCGCTCCTGACAGGTCTCCTCGTCGGCCTGGTTCTGGGAACCTACCTCTCCTATGGTCCGACATCCTGGGTTCCGGTGTCCAAGGCCTTCCTCGGCATTCCGCTCTACAACGGACTGACTGCCGTGCTTGCCAATGTCATCGTCGCCACCGTGCTCTCCCTCATCCTGCCGGCCAACAAGTCGGACAATCTGATGGACGCGGATTTCCGCGACGCGAAGGCCTGA